Genomic DNA from Deltaproteobacteria bacterium:
CTGTGATCCGTGAAGCAGGCGGGGATCGGAGCTCTGTCACGGGAGGTACAAGGGTGCTTTCGGACTGGATCAAGGTCCGCGTGACGGCAAACCCCGGTGAGAGTTTTCTGGACCGGATGATCAGCCTCGTGGAAGGCGCCAGGCGCCAGAAGACCCCGAACGAGATCGCCCTCACGATTCTTCTTGCGGCCCTGACCATCATCTTCCTTGTAGTTGTCATAACACTGAAGTTCTACGGGCTCTATGCGGAGATATCCTTTTCCGTCACCGTCCTGGTAGCGCTTCTGGTCTGCCTGATCCCGACCACCATCGGCGGCCTTTTGAGCGCCATCGGCATCGCGGGGATCGACCGCATGGTGCAGAGAAATGTTCTGGCCATGAGCGGCCGGGCCGTTGAGGCGGCAGGCGATGTGGATGTGCTCCTCCTCGATAAAACGGGCACCATCACACTGGGAGACCGCCAGGCCACGGAATTTTTGCCCGCCCCGGGCATTACCGTGGAGGAACTGGCCGACGCGGCGCAATTAGCTTCGCTTGCCGACGAGACGCCCGAGGGGAGAAGCATTGTCGTCTTGGCAAAAAAATTCGGTCTGAGAGGCCGTTCGATTTCGGATATGCCGCAAGCCAAATTCATTAATTTCACGGCGCATACGCGGATGAGCGGCGTCGATTTAGACGGCCGTCGTATCCGGAAGGGGGCGACCGATGTCATACAGTCATTTGTCGGCGGGCATTTCCCCGTGGAGGTCCACAATACTATCGTCCTGATTTCCCAGTCGGGCGGAACGCCGCTCGTCGTTGCAAGCGATGCGCAGGTTCTGGGCGTTATCCATCTGAAGGACATCGTAAAAGGAGGGCTCAGGGACCGGTTTGAACGGTTCCGGGCAATGGGGATCAAGACCGTGATGATCACCGGTGACAACAAGCTCACCGCTGCCTCCATCGCCCGGGAGGCGGGGGTGGACGACTTCATCGCCGAAGCCCGGCCTGAAGACAAGCTGGTATTGATCCGGAAGGAGCAGGCAAAGGGACACCTTGTGGCCATGACCGGCGACGGTACGAATGACGCGCCCGCGCTGGCACAGGCCGATGTGGGTGTGGCCATGAATACGGGCACGCAGGCGGCCAAGGAAGCGGGAAATATGGTGGACCTTGATTCCAACCCGACAAAGCTCATAGAAATTGTGGAGATCGGGAAACAGATGCTTATTACGCGGGGAGCGCTGACGACCTTCAGCATCGCCAATGACGTGGCGAAATATTTCGCCATTATACCGGCCCTGCTCGTCGGTTTGTTCCCGGTCATCGAGCCTCTCAATATCATGAGACTTGCGTCACCGGCGAGCGCAATTCTGAGCGCCGTCATCTTTAACGCTCTGATCATCATTACCCTCATTCCGCTCGCTCTCCGGGGCGTGAAATTCCGGCCGGTCGGCGCCGCGGTCCTCCTGAAGCGCAATATCCTGATATACGGACTGGGCGGCCTTGTGGCGCCTTTTCCCGGGATAAAAATAATAGATATCATTGTAAACGCCTTGCATCTCACGTGAAAGGGGAACTCTCGACCATGAAAAATCTGCTGACAGAACTTCGGATCTCCCTCATCGCGACGTTATCCATGGCGGTACTTTTATGCGGTTTTTACCCGGCGCTGGTCTGGGTAATGGCGCAGGGAATTTTCCACGACGAGGCCAACGGTTCTCTTATCATCAGAAATGGCAAAATTGTGGGATCGAGCCTCCTTGCGCAGGGATTTACCGCTGCAAGATACTTTCATCCCCGTCCCTCAGCGGCGGGTTCCGGATACGATGCCTCCAATTCCGGAGGCAGCAACTTCGGCCCCCTTTCCAGAAAGCTGATGGACGGCATCGGACAGCGTGTCTCTGAATATCACACCAGGAACGGGCTATCACCCGACACCAGGGTGCCGGTGGACGCGGTAACGGCATCGGGAAGCGGCCTTGATCCGCATATAAGTATGGGAAACGCCCTGCTGCAGGCGCCCCGTATCGCACGAGCACGAGGGTTGAGAGAAGAAACTGTACAAAAGAATATCGCGGCGCACATGGAAGGGCGTACGCTGGGAATCTTCGGTGAACCGCGGGTAAATGTGCTCCTTTTGAACCTGGATATGGATGAGGGGAAGTAAGATATGCCTGATGAAAATCGCGCAGATGCTTTCCTACGAATGATTCGCCGCTCCCGGCGCGGCCACCTGAAGGTATACCTCGGGTATGCCGCCGGCGTGGGGAAAACCTACCGTATGCTCCAGGAAGCGCACCAGCTTAGGGACGAAGGAATCGACGTGGTCGTGGGACTCGTGGAGACCCACGACCGGGCCGATGTCGCTAAACTCCTGGAGGGGCTCGAAATTATCCCCCGGCGCAAGCAGGAATACCGCAGTATTATTGTGGAAGAGATGGATGTCGACGCCATACTGACCCGCAGGCCCCAGATCGCCCTTGTCGATGAGCTGGCGCACACAAACGTGCCGGGCAGCAAGAACACGAAGAGGTACCAGGATGTCCAGGATATCCTGGCCCAGGGGATTCACGTCATCACTACCCTGAATATACAGCATCTCGAGAGCCTCTATAATGTTGTCGAAAGGGCCTCAGGGGTAAGGGTCCATGAACGCCTCCCCGATGCAGTTCTTGCCGAAGCGGACCAGATCGTAAACGTCGATTTGACTACGGAGGACCTCAATGAGCGCTTGAGAGAAGGGAAAATATATCCCCTGGACCGCATCGAAACAGCCCTCACAAACTTTTTCAGAAAATCAAATCTGGAGCAGCTCCGGGAGCTTACCCTGCGCGAACTGGCTTCACAGATCGACCTGCGATACCGTGATGACCTGGAGGAAGAGATTGCGTCAACGCCCGATCAGGTAATGGTGTGTCTCAGCTCTAAGGGCCCCAACAGTGAAAAACTCCTCCGTTACGCGTCAAGGCTTGCGGGCAGGCTGAACAGAAACTGGTACGCCATCTATGTCCAGACCCCGTCGGAGGCGCCCACGGCCATCGATGCGCAGACACAGCGGATTCTTTCGGGAACGCTCACGCTGGCCAAGCAGTTAGGCGCCATCGTCTTCACCTTTAAAGGAGAAGACATCGTGAAAACTATCTTGCAGTTTGCCAGGGAATACCGGGTCGGTCATATTGTCATCGGCAGCCCGGGTAAAATCCCTTTCTGGAAAAGATTGCGCGGCGAACGCAGCGTTGCCGAAAGTCTGATCCGCAACGCACGGGGTGGTACCGTCACCGTCCTGGACACACTGGAATCCAAGGCAGCCGCTCCCCTCCCGGTGGATGCGAAGATCATCCAGGAGGAGATTGTCCCTTCATCGCCTCCCCCGGAAACCGGCCGTCCAGGCTTAAGTCAATTCCTATCACCGCAAAGCATCGTGATCTGGGATACCCCTGTTACAAAAGATGATGTGCTCCAGAGGCTCACGGAGGCGGCATGGTGTGAAAGCACGATAGAACAGCGATTACAGGGACTCACTCTCGTCAGGGAAAGAGAAGAACAAGGCTCAACCTTCTTCAACGAAGGGGTTGCCTTTCCCCATGCCAGAATCGAAGGACTTAAAAGCTCATGTGTCGCCATTGGAATCCCGCGCCGCGGCGTGTCTGATGTGACGACCGAGAAACCCATCGAGTGCGTATTCTTGATTTTCTCACCCGCGGATATTCCCGATGAACAGATTCAGATACTGGGCCTTGCCAGCAAGGTCGCCCTGGACAGACAGCTCATGGAAAATCTGTTGTCAGCATCAACCCCTGATAAAGCCTACGCAGCCATCCGGAACTGGGAAAACCGCCGGTAAAATGCAGTATAAAAATACCATGCACTCCACTAATAAGGCTTTTAAGAGATATTTTAGGATTGAAGGGGATGATTTAAAATCGATCTATAGAAAAACGATTGCACCAGAAAAATGAGCAGACTGAAGAAAATAACATATTGAAATTTAATGACTGAAAATATATGGACACTTCCCGTATTTATGCCAAGCAAACCGAAAGAGATTTATTATGGAAAGTGTCCCTGATTTAACCCTGCTTGGAAAAGCGAAAAAGTTCTCAGATTCCAATAAAAGCACCGAATTCCTTCAGAAAACGCTTTATATCCCCAAGTCTGGTCTGGATGATCCGATACAGTTCTTTATCGTCAATGTCCCAGTAGATGTGTACCAGTCTGTTCCTGAATCTTGCCATCTGGATCAGAGCCGTCGTAAATTCTTTATCAAAGGCGCCCTGTTCAGCCATTACCCTGAATGTATCGGCATAATCCTCAGGTGTCCGGAATCTGTTTTTTGCAATAATGTGATTGCAAAGATCAACGGCCCCTTCTATGACAACGATCAGATTATACTTTGCGCTTCCTGTTTTATGGTGATCAGCGATAAATGTTTCCTCGGAAAGCTTCTGTAAATCCTCCAGCCTGCCGAGGGCAATAAGGATCTCAGATGTTATCTTCCTTACCTTGTCCTCATTAAACTCCACGACCCAGCGCCTCCTTCAGATACAGTTTTCGATAAGGGGCAAAATCAAAATAATGGCTGAAAGTCGATTCTTCAAAATCACTTCTGGCATCATCATCAAAGACGACAAGAGGTTTCCCGTGCTTGATAATATTATATCGGAAAGACAGGGGGGCGTCGTTCAATATCCTGACATCTACAGGATAGTTATTAATAACATTGGCAAGTTCTGTCTCAAGGTCAAGCTCCATTTGTAATGGGGATAAGGGTGCTGCTTTCAGATAAACAGCCACATCAATGTCCCTGAATTTCTCGTCCGTGATGAAAGAACCATGCACATACGCAAACACCAAATCGGGAAGCTTTTCCAAAAAGCTCCTGATATGGGTAATAATTTCTTCTTTAGTCTGCGTTGAAATTTGAAAATATATGCTTTTCATATATGTCTAACCTTGAATCTCTTTCTGCCACTTTTTCTGCTTCCCATAATTGGTGAACAATATACAATAATTACACGGACAGTCAAGTTATAAATCATAATTCCATGAATCTGCCGCACCAATGAGAACAACAATGACGTGTTTTCTTGCAGGGCACAGTTTTTCCCTCGATCTTCATTAATTTCTCATTTATCCTCTTTTACATGAAACACCCCTCACGATGCTTCTGCCCAGGGGAATAATCTCAAGGGAAATGATCCGCATATTCTCATCTGGATGTCTATTAATGATAGTGACCACGACCTTGAGTCTGTACGATAAGAGACCTTTGAAAAAAACCCCCTATGTCGTTGAGAACGAAATGAACCATTGTATATACTCACTATTAGTGTGTCTCCGAAGTCTATAGCCCGAATCCGACCCGAAGCATTAAATCATTTTCCCTAAATTAAGTCATCATAAATTGTCTTGCTTATTATACCATATGTGGTATAAATGTATTCATGGATACGAAGCCGTTACTCTGGATAGGTAGCAGCAGAGAGGATCTCAAAAAGTTTCCAGGAGCGTTTAATGATGTTGCCGGTTTTGCCTTATATAAGGCCCAAATGGGTGGTAAACATGCGGCAGCAAAGCCATTAAAAGGGTTTCATTCTGCATGCTTTCCAGAAAAAGGCAAAGACTGGGATTGAAACACTGAAACAGGAGATTGATTTGATAAATAGTAGACTGAAGACAGCGTCAGAATACCATGAATTACGATTCAAAAATGAGGTATACCATGAAGGATAAAGTAACGATGAGTAGTGGGAATGTATTCGCAGATATCGGGCTTCCAGATGCGGAAGAACGCCTGGCAAAAGCACAGCTTGCCCACAAAATCGCTGATATAATTAAGATACGCCATATTAGTCAGGCAGAGGCTGCAAGAATCCTTGGTACAGAACAGCCTAAAATTTCGGCTATCATGAATGGCAAGCTGTCGGGTTTTTCCCTGGAACGTCTCATTTATTTTCTTAATGTCCTTGGCAGTGACGTGCAAATAATTGTTAAACCAAAACCGCCACGTCGTAAATCTGCTGCCCTGGAAGTTGTTTTCGCGTGACCATAGATA
This window encodes:
- the kdpB gene encoding potassium-transporting ATPase subunit KdpB, which produces MVAKTHSLFDREIISQSLIEAAKKMNPIHMVKNPVMFVTEVGALIVTAGLFFRPEDENIGFSVQIALWLWFTVYFANFAEAMAEGRGRAQANALRKTRTGTTANRISTDGSVEKVPAEQLRKGDLFLVSSAEVIPADGEIIEGVATVDESAITGESAPVIREAGGDRSSVTGGTRVLSDWIKVRVTANPGESFLDRMISLVEGARRQKTPNEIALTILLAALTIIFLVVVITLKFYGLYAEISFSVTVLVALLVCLIPTTIGGLLSAIGIAGIDRMVQRNVLAMSGRAVEAAGDVDVLLLDKTGTITLGDRQATEFLPAPGITVEELADAAQLASLADETPEGRSIVVLAKKFGLRGRSISDMPQAKFINFTAHTRMSGVDLDGRRIRKGATDVIQSFVGGHFPVEVHNTIVLISQSGGTPLVVASDAQVLGVIHLKDIVKGGLRDRFERFRAMGIKTVMITGDNKLTAASIAREAGVDDFIAEARPEDKLVLIRKEQAKGHLVAMTGDGTNDAPALAQADVGVAMNTGTQAAKEAGNMVDLDSNPTKLIEIVEIGKQMLITRGALTTFSIANDVAKYFAIIPALLVGLFPVIEPLNIMRLASPASAILSAVIFNALIIITLIPLALRGVKFRPVGAAVLLKRNILIYGLGGLVAPFPGIKIIDIIVNALHLT
- the kdpC gene encoding K(+)-transporting ATPase subunit C, coding for MKNLLTELRISLIATLSMAVLLCGFYPALVWVMAQGIFHDEANGSLIIRNGKIVGSSLLAQGFTAARYFHPRPSAAGSGYDASNSGGSNFGPLSRKLMDGIGQRVSEYHTRNGLSPDTRVPVDAVTASGSGLDPHISMGNALLQAPRIARARGLREETVQKNIAAHMEGRTLGIFGEPRVNVLLLNLDMDEGK
- a CDS encoding PTS sugar transporter subunit IIA; translated protein: MPDENRADAFLRMIRRSRRGHLKVYLGYAAGVGKTYRMLQEAHQLRDEGIDVVVGLVETHDRADVAKLLEGLEIIPRRKQEYRSIIVEEMDVDAILTRRPQIALVDELAHTNVPGSKNTKRYQDVQDILAQGIHVITTLNIQHLESLYNVVERASGVRVHERLPDAVLAEADQIVNVDLTTEDLNERLREGKIYPLDRIETALTNFFRKSNLEQLRELTLRELASQIDLRYRDDLEEEIASTPDQVMVCLSSKGPNSEKLLRYASRLAGRLNRNWYAIYVQTPSEAPTAIDAQTQRILSGTLTLAKQLGAIVFTFKGEDIVKTILQFAREYRVGHIVIGSPGKIPFWKRLRGERSVAESLIRNARGGTVTVLDTLESKAAAPLPVDAKIIQEEIVPSSPPPETGRPGLSQFLSPQSIVIWDTPVTKDDVLQRLTEAAWCESTIEQRLQGLTLVREREEQGSTFFNEGVAFPHARIEGLKSSCVAIGIPRRGVSDVTTEKPIECVFLIFSPADIPDEQIQILGLASKVALDRQLMENLLSASTPDKAYAAIRNWENRR
- a CDS encoding DUF86 domain-containing protein; protein product: MEFNEDKVRKITSEILIALGRLEDLQKLSEETFIADHHKTGSAKYNLIVVIEGAVDLCNHIIAKNRFRTPEDYADTFRVMAEQGAFDKEFTTALIQMARFRNRLVHIYWDIDDKELYRIIQTRLGDIKRFLKEFGAFIGI
- a CDS encoding nucleotidyltransferase domain-containing protein; protein product: MKSIYFQISTQTKEEIITHIRSFLEKLPDLVFAYVHGSFITDEKFRDIDVAVYLKAAPLSPLQMELDLETELANVINNYPVDVRILNDAPLSFRYNIIKHGKPLVVFDDDARSDFEESTFSHYFDFAPYRKLYLKEALGRGV
- a CDS encoding helix-turn-helix transcriptional regulator, translated to MKDKVTMSSGNVFADIGLPDAEERLAKAQLAHKIADIIKIRHISQAEAARILGTEQPKISAIMNGKLSGFSLERLIYFLNVLGSDVQIIVKPKPPRRKSAALEVVFA